CTAGAGCttcatgtttatggtgtgataatctaGGTGCTACCTATTTGTCAGCAAATCCAGTCTTTCATGCTAGAACTAAACACATTGAGATAGATTTTCACTTTGTTCGAGAAAGAGTTGCAAATAAACTTTTGGATATTCGGTTTATTCACTCTTAAGACCAAGTTGCGGATGGTTTCACCAAAGCTCTACCTACAAGAAGTTTTGAAGACTTCAAGCACAATCTCAACTTGATGAatttgtgattaagggagggtgtcaaaCATGATGATATTGCGTGCGTGATCATGGCGTGTACAGGAAGGAAGATCATCACCGTTGGAGGAGTAGTTAGTTAGACAAGTATTTTGTAATCTTTATCTCCTCTTATCTCTAGTTTTATTCCTTTCCAAGATGTATCTCTCTCAACCGACTTGTACGCGTATCTGGGCTCGCAACCCATCTATATAACACGCAACATGTCTACCAGGATAGGCAAGACGTTTACCGCAAGTCGCACACACACTTCTGGATGGACATGTATTTTCCAGAAACTTGATGCCATATTAAACTTATCAGGGGCATGAACCACTAAACACCACATGTTTGACATACATAGTACACGATTCGACATCACAGGTCACAAGAAACAATATCGAATAAGTACCTTGAATACTCATGTCGTCATCAGCAGCAGATCATCCGCGGTTCGCGTAGGGCACCCGTATGCTCCTACCATCAAGTACCTGAGAATCAAACAATCAGTACCATGTAGGAGAGATGTGTTAGCAAAAGGATAAAAACGGATGCCGGGACCTGCATATTATCCTGCAGGAACTTGAAAACAGATGTATGAAGCACAGTTCACCTCATCGCTCATCTTCTCCAATGTTGTGGCTGCTTCCGTTTCCGAAGAGAACTTGACGAACCCGTAAGCTTTGGATCTACCCGTCACCGGGTCCGGGTGACATATCGCTTTCACTGCCACACACATCCATCAGTTTTACAGGTCAAACTCCAATCAACCAAAATCACAGCTCAACCTCCAAAACTTTATCCAGGACAGATGGATCTGTACCTTCGACAACATCGCCATGCTGCGAGAATGCATCCTTGAGAGCGATCTCGTTGGTGTCATAGGACATACCTGCAACTCAACATTCAGTGGCACAAATAGCAGGCGCATCGGGAAAAATACTGAACCATATCAATGTTCACAGTCCAGCATGAATCCAGAATGATCCACACAGATTCTTCAAGCCAAGACTGATGGttcacaatctagcatgcatgcaaATCATCTTCGTAAGTAGGTTTGCAAATGACCATATCATCAAACAAGATGAGATCACAAACTGAACAGCAGGAGTATACAGAGCTGCATCTCAAGTCAGTGGAACAAAAACCAGGGCATCAACAAATCCTGAACCATATCAATGTTCATAATCTAGCATTAAACCTGATTACCAGAATGATTCACACGAATTTTCTGTTAGAAAAGTTGTTGGCGGATATTTTCTCCTCCTAAACATTTACAGCCAGTAAAATCTGAGGCAATATTTGCACGAATTTCAACCGAGTGCTAGCTGCGCTTGCAATTAAAGAGCAGGATGGTTCACAATCTAGCATGAGACCCATCTTTCTAAGTAGGTTCACAAATCTACCATG
The sequence above is a segment of the Triticum dicoccoides isolate Atlit2015 ecotype Zavitan chromosome 1A, WEW_v2.0, whole genome shotgun sequence genome. Coding sequences within it:
- the LOC119356167 gene encoding glycine-rich RNA-binding protein 2, mitochondrial-like, producing MFSWGGRVAPHTATPIGRLLNLRADFSSCSKLFVGGMSYDTNEIALKDAFSQHGDVVEVKAICHPDPVTGRSKAYGFVKFSSETEAATTLEKMSDEVLDGRSIRVPYANRG